The sequence GCCCCTCTTAGGGGTTTAGTAAGGTTGCTCTACCACAACCACACTCATATTTTGTCCAGTAGTAAGGGCCTATTAAGTGAATGTTTTAGCACCCAAGGTAAGCTGGAATGGGGATGCTCACGTGATCTTATTGTATATCAAATTAGATAttgcgaatgcaaggcgaaccaAAAACTGGCCACGTTTGAAATAGAAAGGCAATCAGTGGTATTCATTAAATCTTTCTATGATTATCGCTGCTTCATTCGTTTTATACAGATGAATAATTGACGACTTCATCTGAACCGATGTATATGAATGTAATCAATCAGCTATCGATTTGATTtgaattgttttattaaataaccTACGCTCTTATTATTTGCTTCGTGGTGCCGTTCTCGTGCGAATTCTCGAGTGATTGCATAAATGCGAGTTTCCAGTAATAACTCGACTCGAGCGCAACTTGGGGAGCAAATTTTTTCATACTAACTTTGTACTGACAATTGGGAATATACATACGaggatcgtttgaaaagtccgtgcaaaaatgaaaactacttaattgtttggggtgaacctttttttatttttcgacatagtcttctTTTAGGATTTAGACTTCGTCCAACGCTACTCCAGGTTGCTGATCCcttctgaataaaaaaatagcaattCGCTTCTTCaacacctcctcgtttgaataaaatcttttttctgCCAGCcattcaaattggggaacaaatagtagtccaagGGAGCGAAGTCTGGAGATTAGGAGGAATGTGAAACGAGTTCAAGTAAGGTTttaccattaattttgcgaccactcCTGCTGAGGCATGAGCTGATgagttgtcgtgatggaaaagaaaatcactcgacttcctcgatttaaacgaatgccaaacacaaacaaaaaagcagATCTGGCTGCAACTTGGTGTGtgctcttccaagagatgcaattaactaaacataactttgatacgcgccagtagtgccatctctctgattTTGCACGTACTTTTTAAACGACCCTCGTACATATGCAGGtaagtaatacaaaaattagttaaatcagTCAAGCCGTTCTCTAAGGATGATTTTATTAGCGTCAAtcgatttatatttaaaatgtaaatatgtatatatggataTGTAATAGTAAGTGTAAGCATAAGTAAGCATATATTTAGTACTAAGTGTGCATTTATTCCTCTCGAGTCATCTTGAACCGCAATGGACCATCAGGCGCATACATAAAAGTCACGGCGTAATCCAATGGCTTGTGATGATATTCCAGTTTGTAATTGCGAAGAAGCTGAAATGGACATGGAATTTAAGTGTCTGCGTGAATATGGAAACgtcaaatatacaaatttatttacttttgcatATAAAAACTGAGAATGGTACACAGATGTTCCAAAATACTCCAAGGAATAGGAAcaggaatagtggggcctagagcacacaaatccctaacactaaggacagataccacgatttttcatgcggaaaaacagtggaaatcaactccaaaagagggttcgagaaagtaaaaattaaaattgtacctTCGGACAGCTAATCGGTtttcaaagccttgaatagctttaTATCCACGTCAACAGTCCTAAAAGAGTgcaacaatgcactcaacaaactggccactcataattaggactcactgatttgggtgccaggacatgagggacactAAGGAAACGAGAAGACAGAATTTTAGtggcagaagggctatttattgggccaaccccatttttcggctttaacaaaaataatataaaacaggaaaccaaaaaacgcATCTATAGtaaactaaaatcagggaacactgaAACGGCgcaagcggccttaatcactcaaaaaagcttttgaacttcaatgctaACAGAgcaaatctgctctaaccctagataaaatgGCCTCAGATTACTTTGTGAAGCACTTACAGGTTACTTTGCCTGTGCaagattatgcaggttctgctgtgatgaagtctatggaacacttaatcgcCAAATGTGAGGCATTATGCAACAGGAGACACATAATTCTGGGTTCGTACTTAGTAGAGGAGTAAGACCTAAGGATTcatggttcgattcctcggtatccTAAATAATTATAGTTAAGTAATTAGGctcgcacaatagatcaatctggtcgcagtgcgtaaaggccttagcctagcCCTGTACATTTCttttcaccgataaatattttttttataaacagtttaaggctgaaattttggtcaaaaatcgattttgtttttgagaaaccgccattttcaaaaaaaaaaaaaaattattttgcttagtccttcgattaattactagatttaacatttatatttaacattaacgaaatttgtttggttttttatttcacaggatccagttcagagatatagatGTCACCGCAagacgtcttttttgagagcaGCTCCGGGAGATCAGCTGtaactcctttccaaataaatatttttactaatactaagtcttaaaatacagttaaaagataacacaatatgtgtacaaatttttagatcaataaatttaaaagttttctcagaaaatattctggaaatttcgcttttttcggccttctaactgtatgtaaccccttaatttgATTTTTAGGATTTTTAGCTCTGCAAGAGCGTATAATTCTCTAAGAATAATGTAATAATATAGACTCAGCGGGCAGTTCGTCATATCCAAATATCGATTCCAAACACTACTTGTTTAGTACCTGGCCTAATTAAAAACATTCGAAAAAGGTTGGGTGGAAAGAGTTTGCTGCTTCACTGTCTTTTAACCGTTctgtttttcttgatttttcttaaaattttctaaaaaaatatttgaagcttacatatattcaatttttggaatGATTCAAGGTGCAATAAACAGGTGGTAACAGGAGAGCAAAACATCAAGAgcgatgtattttgtttttaggaGGAACAAAGGAAAAAATGAGTCAGTTGCTCAAATAGAATGAACTTTCCAATCGAGTCATAGAATAGGGACCTCAATGAAGGATTGTTTCCCACTCGTCATGTCGGATAaccaacttaacctaacctaaaatcCAAGTTTTAATTTGCGTGAGCATCTACATAATTTCTGTTTATTTTCTATCAGTGCTGACAAGTTTTTTTTCATCTGTTGTAACATAAAGATAGATTCGGCTATGTGTTTTTGATATGACTTCAACTCACCTTTGCCAGCAGAATTTGCATTTCTAAGTCGGCGAAACGTCTACCTAAACACATTCGCGCACCATAACCATATGGCAGGGATGCGAACGGATGCAAGTGCTCGCCAGTGCCACCCTGACTTGTTTTTAACCAACGCTCTGGTTTGAAGGAAGTCGCATCCGTGACGAACTCTTCCATTTGTCCGGTTACGAGAGTTGGAAAGACCGCTTGCACCTGCAATTAAATTTCGAATAAATTATCAAGATTTTTCCTTTCGTATGAGAACTGCTTATCCACGTACGCCTTTAGGTATTCTGTACCCACAGATGACCGTATCCTCCTGCAGTGTGCGGCCATTGCCAATAACTGTGCTATACATGCGGAAAACCTCTTTGATAAACGCCTTCAGGTAGTGCATCTGATCGAGTCGTTGTATGGAAAGTTCCGTGCCTGGATCGGGTAAAACGCGTTTTAGTTCCTCacgtaatttttgttgttcGGCTGGACGCGTTGCGAGCTGATAGAGAATGGAACAAACGGCCATAGATATCtaagaaaacaattaaaaaaagtaatatttattattaaaaaaaaaagttaatatctgCTGGCGGTTCATTACCGTATCGATGCCAACTAAAATCAAATCCAAAGCCATAATCGTGgctactttttcatttttttcagcgAGTATAACTTTTTCCAGCAGCGAGGGCTCGCCGTCGCGACTGGGTCCTTGTTTCCTCAAACGCTCCGTGGCGTTGTGGATATATTTCATGCAAACCCTGGATAGACGTTAATTAGATGAAAATGGCAAAACTATGTGTTCACAGTTAAAGCAAGTTAAGCTACTTGGCAGTACTTACTCCACAAAAAAGTTCATGTTCTTAACATAGTGCGTCCATAGCGGTGTGGGGAAGTAGCGCCAATATGGAGCTTTCAATTCAAGTGTAGCAACATTACGCAACGCATATTTGGCTGCATCGATTATCTGCTGCGGCTCGGAATCTGGCGATAGATTAGGCTCCAAGCAACCGAGCCTTGTGTCGAGCGCAACACGCCCGATGCCTAAACAGAGGCGAAAAGAATTTCCGTTCTGAGAAAAAAAAGACGAAAGTTTGTAACTTAAGTTTTCACTCACATTCCAGGGACCATTTGTGAATTTCATTATCGAAGTCCTCGGGCAATTCCGAATTCTCATCCAATAGCTGCTCACAGCGTTCCAGAAAGTCGTTTGTGACCAGCTCTAATGGTTTCAAGTAGCGTCTGATGGTTGACAATTGCAATACCGGCTTTTGTACGCGTGAGCGGAACTGGCGCCAAGGTTCGCCATGACTTCACCACATTAAATAACAAAGGGTTAATAGTTACAGTGGGTCAATAGTTACAATACTCTTGCATACAAATAagcttaaaattattattaggaatatttatgtacatacacacccaCGACTCCACCGATGTCTTCGAAGAACTCTTTGCGTATTTCACTTTTATATTTCACCAAACTCGGCATTGATGGCCGGAAGGGGGTCGTACCCTCATTTCGATAGCACTGTAAGATTCGGAAGTAAATATTATTAGATATTAGGGTGTCTCATCGAAAAGAGTTGCGGGTGAAAGcccagaataaaaaaatatattatatttccccGCGCAATTATTTCGAAAGAGTATTAAGGaaaatatgtaatcaaaattttcaaaaattaaataaaaaaaaataaattaaaaattggcgcgtacacttttgttaggtgtatggccgagctcctcctcctatttatggtgtgcgttcttgatgttgttcctttttcctacagttttaagccggctccgaaggccagatattttttatgaggacctttttcttggcagaaatacattcggaggtttgccattgcctgcccaggggTGATCGCTATTAGATATACCGCTAATTATACCGAGAAGTCAATCTACGATACTCGGAACGCAGATTGGTACATAAGAAATTATGATATTCACCACGACTTCGGTATACACACAGTCACAGGGAGCCGGGAATGGAACTTCaaccaagaagactaaagcgTAAAATAAGGTGGTAAGGTAAGCGAATAAGGTGGacgtgggagcaattcgaagttcaattcatgtagtttttccATTGGTTTCATTTACTTGCGGAAGGACcttccattcgagctcttggagtgcggctttgatgactcgtgcaacatggggcctggcgttgtcgtgaaggagtatggtttgaccatgtcgatcaggtctttttagtcgaatagcctcattcacgcgatgtagctgggcaatgtagagttccttgttgaccgtggcattcttttcgagcatttccctgTGCACCATTCGCTCCCAGTCCCactaaacacatatcatgatcttagttggatgaagatccggcttgagcGTCTCTCCTGGAGCCACTGACTCCTTTCTtcgcttcatattgatgtataggcaccatttctcatcttccgTGCCGATTCGGTTGTTTATGACCgagtgttgctcgatggcgggcgagatgctgagatgCAATTtcaaggcgactttctttgttttttttcgtataactcgtgaggcacccaggttcccaatttttcggtaaatcccactGAATGAAGCTGATTGAGAATCTGTTTATGATTGCAGTTAATTTTTCCggtcaattcacgactggtttggcgatcgTTCTCCTTCAAGACCTCCTTGAGAAGTTCTTCATCGATTTCAGCAGGCTTTCCGCTGCGGGATGTGtaatcgacgtcaaagtcgccatttgcagaccatttccgtgctgtatactcgtctccatacacgtcgctctttgacctcgatgaaaagcaaagaagggaaggtgtcgaaaatgttgatttttacctCTTGGGCATTCCATTTCTATGcctcaaaagtaataaaaaattaaataactcaaaaatacaactaACGTAGTTTTATAGagtagaaagagttctatcgaatgaatacttaccctttgccaaacagtaaACAAggcgttgtaaaataaaagaaaatataaaaacgctatgaacttatacCCCAACCCAACACAGAGTTTTCCCAAATCACTTGATTGAGTAGGCTTTCAATTGTCTTGAGTTTGATATCAGTTCTGGTACtaaatgaagtaatttttttcgcaaattcaaaataaataaaaatgttttatagcTTTTTGTTAATTGAATTAATTGCAATGTTTTGTCTAATCAGAAATTGGATTTTTCAAATCCTTGCGCGTGTGAGCGAAAGAGAGAGGTTGCGTTCAGCATAGCCTTACCTATGTATTTGTAACTGAATGTGGCtacattttgaacaaatttaatggatatacacacatatgtttcTATATAtctatgaatgtacatatatatgcatgtctACATTAAAACTAACATTAGTTCAAACAAATGACTTCCATTCAAATGTCTAGATGCCCGTAATCGTATATGTAAGCAGTAAAGATAAAAGTTATGGGTGGAGCGGCCgtccataaatatgtacatacttgttgtattttgcaaatatatacTGAGTTACATCAATACTATGTACAAATATTAAGCTAATGGCACATAAATGACACAAAAATCAATATGGCTAGTCGTAAATACACAAATaaggcacacacacatacatatgtatatgcatgcatatgccCAGGTATACTCGCGTGtgtgttttttctaatatttgaaATCAATATTATAGAAGTGATACCTTATTCAGCAACAATTTGCACATTCGCTAGAAATGCACTCTAGTAATtataaataacaacaaacgTTTGTGTTTGGCACTCCCTGCACGTGGCGCTCTAAGCTAAGGACATTTTTAATAGGTACAGTTCAACAAataaaagttaacatatttcAAACAGGTAATGAAACGTAAACCTAAACTTTGCAGAAAGTAGTTTTTGTATGTTTTAAAATGTAACACTAATACTGACGAAAATAATCGAATTGCCGAACGAACTTCGTCGAACGAAGCGATGCCCCGGATGTTATTCGTCGTAACATTTCGCAcagtaaaataaaaccaaatcgaAATTCACATCAGCGGgttaacaaataaagaaaataaaaatagaaaagcgAATAGATGAATCTTCAAATGTGTCGTTTAATTGAAATTACCAAAgtttgaaatatgtttttaatgtatttttttataaatatatttttactgcgCAAAGCACTCacaatacattctgtcaaaaaaatatcaggaattgttcgtttaaaaagcgcgcgtctaaattttttttcctggaATTTTGCTGTCCTCTATAGTATCGCCGAGCGGAgtctgtcaattagcttatttaattatatcagtcaaccgtaGGTTTGCTCTGCGAATTTCACAATgggtaaaaatatcgaacaaagaattcgtcttaaattttgtgttttgaacggcatttcgtgtgccgaaacgttgaaaatgttgcagaaagcctatggcgagtgtgctttatcaaaaacacgggccCACGAGTGGTAAAAGGCTTtggcagagggccgagaagtcgtggaagacttgctccgatctggtcgcccatcaacgtctccAACGGataaaacgtcgacaaagtcaaggaaatggtgctggaaaaccatcatttaagtttgagggcgatagctcgtgaccttatatatttatatactagcgaaaacccgcccgtttcgctggtcgtctttaaaaaaatctagattaattaattaaattaaaccgaaaaatactgtgtgtattttataaaaattttcgctcatgaatagtaatgaaagaagttttaaatagtagtagcaattaagaaacgtttgatgtgatttaaatactttattacttttttattgtaatgctctttgatatacaatattcttcgtttttccatgcgttgttgaataaatgaacaataccgatggcttaccaactctagagcatgaaacataaagttggccatgagaaaaacatgggtattctaaatcaataccacaaattgataaagtttgaccttgtgacttattaatagtaatcgcgaatgcaaggcgaacaggaaattgaagacgtttgaattcagacggcatatccgatggtatcactGGTATTcacggtattaaaacgtcttcgccagagtattttccattcaaaattgttgcttcaatgacgttattcatcaatctcttaactgttaatcgagtgccattacatagtcgtggttgatttatgtttctcaacataataatcggtgctcctattttcaagtttagcatgtgtggcggtaatccaggtaagtcaagggaattcaaaaattcagtgggataatttacaatatcatcttgatttgtaacagtgtcaacggatcgatatgtttgttctggacttggtatgttagccaaaatagccgcattaaTTTCATTCAcacctttatttttgccagccatgatggctggTTCACTAaaccaatcatgatttttgtaattttgaggcaaatttgggaaaatactttgaattacgtgttctttcgtttgacttatttgacaaaagtttggttgtaaagttattaagccagttaaattatcgacaggaactttgccatttccaatatccaataattgctgtgaaaattcagcagctgatggatcattttgcattagaacacgtacatttgtagttagtttgagtgtttgaacatgtctccacaaatatgatgatttcaaa is a genomic window of Anastrepha ludens isolate Willacy chromosome 6, idAnaLude1.1, whole genome shotgun sequence containing:
- the LOC128867307 gene encoding probable cytochrome P450 301a1, mitochondrial, with amino-acid sequence MSNMRALSVNLWRNGVNGQIGGASAVAAKTNKISNQMAFATKSRAVPKGNARGNSSVAATATTASEPGMACPHLSSGSATTANGSGGNAVHETSEWQNALPYNEIPGPKPIPILGNTWRMMPIIGQYTISDVAKISSLLHERYGSIVRFSGLIGRPDLLFIYDADEIEKCYRNEGTTPFRPSMPSLVKYKSEIRKEFFEDIGGVVGVHGEPWRQFRSRVQKPVLQLSTIRRYLKPLELVTNDFLERCEQLLDENSELPEDFDNEIHKWSLECIGRVALDTRLGCLEPNLSPDSEPQQIIDAAKYALRNVATLELKAPYWRYFPTPLWTHYVKNMNFFVEVCMKYIHNATERLRKQGPSRDGEPSLLEKVILAEKNEKVATIMALDLILVGIDTISMAVCSILYQLATRPAEQQKLREELKRVLPDPGTELSIQRLDQMHYLKAFIKEVFRMYSTVIGNGRTLQEDTVICGYRIPKGVQAVFPTLVTGQMEEFVTDATSFKPERWLKTSQGGTGEHLHPFASLPYGYGARMCLGRRFADLEMQILLAKLLRNYKLEYHHKPLDYAVTFMYAPDGPLRFKMTREE